The Sabethes cyaneus chromosome 1, idSabCyanKW18_F2, whole genome shotgun sequence DNA segment CGCACACTGAACGAACGAGTTGAAGCGCAGTCGGCGCCGGTTGTCTTTGTTAATAAATACAAACAAATATTTAATGGCTCTTTTCGTACGCAACCCGTCAGTATAAGAGATTTTTGCACTACATCCAATCAAAGAAGGCCACGTTTGGCAAAATCGATTATTATTTAATCAACTAATGTCCATATGTATTTCCCGTAAAAGTTTCaccgagttttttttttggttttatatCACTAGATTGACTGACTAAAAGTGCGCACAAGTTTGAGTTATAAGTATTAAAACAATCGAAACTGGAACTTGACATGGGTACTTtcagattttatttttatacttgATCCTAAAACTTATAAGCTGTCACGTACCATTCgctttttgataaatatttttcaataggATAAGGAaggacatttttttaaataaattgcaAAATACTGAAATGTTTgtgtaatgtaatttgtatatttttattctccgtttCTCTGCTTATCTAGAAACAGAATTGTATGGGTTCGTGagaactgtgttataatggttaTAATAGCATAAGTTTTGTGGAATTTCGCCATGCGTCATCCAATAGAAACTAAACATTGAAAGTTGATTACAGCCAAACTGTGTAATCCAACAGATTCAACTTAAAAGTAAATAGGAAGTGTTATCTTTAGTTCTTGTATGtatatgaatattttatattcaAGCTTTCAAGTCAACCTCCAAAAGGCACCTGTATTATATGTAGCTGTTAGGCTGCACGTTCCGTGGATCTTTGTTGATCTTATCAGACTCACCAAACTGGTGAACCAACGGAACGGATGCCAGATTTACGGCGAGATACTTTCCCTCGACGTGATCCCCTGTATCCATTGGCGACTGCTGTCCCTCTTCGATTCCGATTTCACCTCTCGGTACGGGTCGTTCCTGGAAAAGCTGCCACCAGTCGATTAGGTACAGCACACTGGCTATGAAACCGAAAACGCTGCCAATGATACTCAGCACCGGGTACCGCAGGGCACCGATCGCTGCCAGCAGTACGGCCCAGGCAAAGCAATGCAATACTGCCGCCGCCAGTCCGGTGAAACGAAGCTCCATCCGGAACCACAGGGTCGCTCCGAATACTTTCCTGATCGGATGGTTTTCCTGCAGAACATCTGCCAGTCTAACCAGTGTACCCAGAGTTGCACTCAGTGCAAGAAAGAACAGGATAAAATCAGCTACAGTAACATTGCTCCGGTATAGTGGTCTAGGATGTTCAAGTCCAATAATAATAATGCCGGTaatctttcaaaaaaaaaaaaaacgcgagaAGAAAACCTTTATAAATCATACAATTTCGTGAACGCACCCCAAAAAACTCACCATTTGAGCCAGCATTAGTCGCTGTTTAGGCGAACGAAAAAGATTATTCCAGTGGATACGAGTTGATTCGGACATTTTTACTTCACTTTTTTTCACCTAAAATACGCAATACTTCGCGCTTCGCTGGTTTAGTGGTTTGcaatgaattgaattgaactGAACCAGCTAGGAGGACCGGCAAATGGAAACGATAAgttgaagttcaatttcatcAGATTGTTTATGTTTATGCCATGTGGGTGTGACTCACCGAGGCCGATAAAGGAAAATCATAATTCACCTATCAGTGCCTGTGGCACTATGCACGAATGGAACCCGGCCGGAGTACGCACAAAGCACGAACCGCTTCCGACACAAGCTGAAGTATATCTAACACTAACCACTAACCCGCAAGCCAAGCAGTGATGAAGTTTCACGCATTGAAGCAACATCGCTGTGTATGTAAATTTAACGCGAATCCACAGTCAGGGAAGACGCGCACAGTGGTTACAGAGACtctagattacagaggcgacaagacaCTCAaattccgctaaattttgaatcaaaacggagagttacctttctttgtgatggtactcttcgttttgatttaaaatttagcggtttttgagtgccttgtcgcctctgtaatccaCAGTCTCTATAACAGTTGTGATTCGATTTTGCTATTTTGA contains these protein-coding regions:
- the LOC128732479 gene encoding uncharacterized protein LOC128732479; its protein translation is MSESTRIHWNNLFRSPKQRLMLAQMITGIIIIGLEHPRPLYRSNVTVADFILFFLALSATLGTLVRLADVLQENHPIRKVFGATLWFRMELRFTGLAAAVLHCFAWAVLLAAIGALRYPVLSIIGSVFGFIASVLYLIDWWQLFQERPVPRGEIGIEEGQQSPMDTGDHVEGKYLAVNLASVPLVHQFGESDKINKDPRNVQPNSYI